The Gemmatimonadota bacterium genome has a window encoding:
- a CDS encoding fructose-bisphosphate aldolase class I: MPSKLNDVARAMVAPDRGILAADESSGTIRQRFNAIGLPSTKENRRAYRHMLITTEGMEQFISGVILYDETLRQKALDEAETPFPRLLSDKGVIPGIKVDTGIHDLAGFPGEKVTEGLDGLRARLTRYGKLGAQFAKWRAVITVGKGIPTDVCIDANAHALARYAALCQECGIVPIVEPEVLMDGDHNIYRCDEVTGVTLRQVFEALAVHEVKLDGIVLKPSMVISGSKCPEQASVEEVARRTVNNFLRNVPRDVPGVAFLSGGQSSETATAHLNAMNHMFGELPWELSFSYGRALQAAPLRAWGGDPARFKAGQEAFYHRAMCNSAARTGTYSADMETAA; the protein is encoded by the coding sequence ATGCCTTCCAAATTGAATGACGTCGCCCGTGCCATGGTCGCCCCGGACAGGGGGATCCTGGCCGCGGACGAAAGCAGCGGCACCATAAGGCAACGGTTCAATGCCATTGGACTGCCGTCGACGAAGGAGAACCGCCGCGCCTACCGGCACATGCTGATCACCACCGAAGGCATGGAGCAATTCATAAGCGGCGTCATCCTCTACGACGAGACCCTGCGCCAGAAGGCCCTGGACGAAGCCGAAACGCCCTTTCCCAGACTGTTGTCCGACAAAGGCGTGATTCCCGGGATCAAGGTGGATACCGGCATTCATGACCTGGCCGGTTTCCCCGGAGAGAAAGTCACCGAGGGGCTCGACGGCCTGCGCGCGCGCCTGACCCGGTACGGGAAGCTGGGCGCCCAATTCGCCAAGTGGCGGGCGGTCATTACCGTGGGGAAAGGCATTCCCACGGACGTATGCATCGACGCCAACGCCCATGCCCTCGCGCGTTACGCCGCCCTGTGTCAGGAATGCGGCATCGTACCGATCGTCGAACCCGAGGTGCTGATGGACGGCGACCATAACATCTACCGGTGCGACGAGGTTACCGGCGTTACGCTGCGGCAAGTGTTCGAGGCCCTGGCCGTGCACGAGGTCAAGCTGGATGGGATCGTCCTGAAACCCAGCATGGTCATCTCGGGTTCGAAATGTCCTGAGCAGGCTTCCGTGGAGGAAGTCGCGCGGCGCACGGTGAACAATTTCCTGCGCAACGTCCCGCGCGACGTGCCCGGCGTCGCCTTCCTATCGGGCGGGCAGTCTTCCGAGACCGCCACGGCGCACCTGAACGCCATGAACCACATGTTCGGCGAGCTCCCGTGGGAACTCAGTTTCTCCTACGGCCGCGCCCTGCAGGCGGCCCCGCTGCGGGCATGGGGTGGAGATCCCGCCCGTTTCAAGGCGGGTCAAGAAGCCTTTTACCACCGTGCCATGTGCAACAGTGCCGCGCGGACCGGCACGTACAGCGCCGACATGGAAACCGCGGCATAA
- a CDS encoding aminotransferase class I/II-fold pyridoxal phosphate-dependent enzyme produces the protein MSRPPYSEIVANLPSVTPFVGPETIERQQGKPFRVRIGANESAFGVSPRAAAAMSEAARGVAWYCDPEGYELRAELAAMHGVDIENVTLGAGIDDLLGLIVRMYMDPGDAVAASLGCYPTFVYHVDGFGGRLETAPYRNDRNDLTALTDLAAKQKASILYLSNPDNPTGSYYGSNAISDLLDRVPPECLFILDEAYLDFVPPDTILPIDVDDPRLIRVRTFSKAHGMAGARVGYAIAHRDVIRTFDKVRLHFGVSLVAQAGALASLRDPEFVASVVKAVEAGREDYRELAADAGISSLPSQTNFVAFDFGTGERAGEVMNTLIELGVFLRKPAAPGLDRLVRVTVGTPGDRAVFSELFREVMNGA, from the coding sequence ATGTCCAGACCTCCATACTCCGAAATCGTAGCGAACCTGCCTTCCGTGACCCCCTTCGTGGGTCCCGAAACCATCGAACGACAGCAGGGTAAACCGTTTCGGGTGCGCATCGGCGCCAACGAAAGCGCCTTCGGCGTATCGCCCCGGGCCGCGGCGGCCATGAGTGAAGCCGCGCGGGGCGTTGCCTGGTACTGCGACCCGGAAGGCTATGAACTGCGGGCCGAACTGGCCGCGATGCACGGCGTGGACATCGAGAACGTGACCCTCGGCGCAGGGATCGACGACCTGCTGGGGCTGATCGTCCGCATGTACATGGACCCGGGCGACGCGGTCGCCGCGTCCCTCGGATGCTACCCCACCTTCGTCTATCACGTCGACGGCTTCGGCGGCAGGCTGGAAACGGCGCCCTACCGCAACGACCGCAACGATTTGACGGCGCTGACGGACCTGGCCGCGAAACAGAAGGCCTCCATCCTCTACCTGTCCAATCCGGACAACCCGACGGGTTCTTACTACGGCAGCAACGCCATCTCCGATCTCCTGGACCGCGTGCCGCCCGAATGCCTCTTCATTCTCGACGAGGCCTACCTCGACTTTGTGCCGCCGGACACCATACTCCCCATCGACGTGGACGACCCCCGGCTGATCCGGGTGCGCACCTTCTCCAAGGCCCACGGAATGGCCGGTGCCCGGGTTGGTTACGCCATCGCCCACCGGGATGTCATCCGGACCTTCGACAAAGTCCGCCTGCATTTCGGCGTGAGCCTGGTGGCACAGGCCGGTGCGCTGGCCTCCCTGCGCGACCCGGAATTCGTGGCGAGCGTGGTAAAGGCCGTGGAAGCGGGTCGGGAAGACTACCGGGAACTGGCCGCGGACGCGGGGATTTCCTCGCTGCCTTCCCAGACCAATTTCGTCGCCTTCGATTTCGGTACGGGCGAACGGGCAGGCGAGGTGATGAACACCCTCATCGAGTTGGGCGTATTCCTGAGAAAGCCCGCCGCGCCAGGACTGGACCGCCTGGTCCGGGTCACGGTGGGCACGCCCGGTGACCGGGCCGTCTTCTCGGAGCTGTTCCGGGAGGTCATGAACGGGGCGTAG
- a CDS encoding phytanoyl-CoA dioxygenase family protein — protein MVDLEFFKQNGYVNLGQPFSPVEVSRFVELYDRDRSETGYFWRPIAFDGHQSVNCEPLISSPEFDGLIRHPTLIDPIETIFEGPSCLAEACLRHMAPHDGDPVEVWHRDRRHMTDRPYRCGYLHMMLYLSDVSEETHCFSISPEPCDGPILEIEEQVKERGGIPLHGPVGTVILFNLSAVHAATVRKTTHERKSVQVYYGHRDGPVLSQHTTIPTGLWRDHPDPEVRGFYSLLNTRSRKFAEAFG, from the coding sequence GTGGTCGATCTCGAATTCTTCAAGCAAAACGGCTACGTAAATCTCGGACAGCCCTTTTCGCCGGTAGAGGTCAGTCGCTTCGTCGAACTGTACGACCGCGACCGGTCGGAGACGGGGTATTTCTGGCGACCCATCGCCTTCGACGGCCACCAGAGCGTGAACTGCGAGCCGCTCATCTCCTCCCCGGAATTCGACGGGCTCATTCGCCATCCCACGCTCATCGACCCGATCGAGACCATCTTCGAAGGGCCCAGTTGCCTCGCGGAGGCCTGCCTGCGGCACATGGCGCCGCATGACGGCGACCCGGTGGAGGTCTGGCACCGTGACCGGCGGCACATGACCGACCGGCCCTACCGGTGCGGTTACCTCCACATGATGCTATACCTGTCCGACGTAAGCGAGGAAACGCACTGCTTTTCGATCTCGCCTGAACCCTGCGACGGACCCATACTGGAAATTGAGGAACAGGTCAAAGAGCGCGGCGGCATACCCCTCCACGGTCCGGTCGGCACGGTCATCCTTTTCAACCTGTCCGCAGTCCACGCTGCCACCGTGAGGAAAACCACCCACGAACGCAAGTCCGTCCAGGTCTACTACGGCCATCGCGACGGACCAGTCCTCAGTCAGCACACCACCATCCCCACCGGCCTCTGGCGCGACCACCCCGATCCTGAAGTGCGAGGGTTCTACAGCCTGCTCAACACGCGTTCGCGGAAGTTCGCCGAGGCGTTTGGCTAG
- a CDS encoding D-cysteine desulfhydrase family protein encodes MTSPLTKAIDKFPRVRLGHVPTPLDPASRLSAALGIELWIKRDDCTGLALGGNKVRQLEFPLGEAQKRDADTLLITSAVQSNYVRVAAAAGRRLGMETHIQLEERVPDVDALHRSSGNVLLDRLFGAKLHSFPVGDDEPAADASLDLLAQSLAEEGRRPYVIHLAPAHPPLGALGYVLAAEETLAQARDLDLAFDAVVCPTGSALTHAGLLVGFRALGKETPVYGICVRRDADSQVARVRKVAVELASMIERPEVFDADDVMAYDGVLAPGYGRLNDAVREAIALAARQEGLLLDPVYTGKTMAGLIDHVRSGVIAEGSRVLFIHTGGLPAIFAYGDKLGSWLSDVP; translated from the coding sequence ATGACCAGCCCGTTAACCAAAGCCATCGACAAGTTTCCCCGGGTCCGGCTGGGCCATGTGCCGACGCCGCTGGATCCCGCATCCCGCCTGAGTGCGGCCCTCGGCATCGAGCTGTGGATCAAGCGCGACGACTGCACGGGACTGGCCCTGGGCGGCAACAAGGTCCGCCAGCTCGAATTCCCCCTGGGCGAGGCGCAGAAACGGGATGCCGACACCCTGTTGATCACCAGCGCGGTGCAGTCGAACTACGTCCGCGTGGCTGCGGCCGCCGGACGCCGGCTCGGCATGGAAACCCACATTCAGCTGGAAGAGCGCGTACCCGACGTGGACGCCCTCCATCGATCATCCGGCAACGTGCTGCTCGACCGGCTTTTCGGAGCGAAGCTGCATTCCTTCCCGGTCGGCGACGACGAGCCTGCGGCGGACGCGTCACTGGACCTGCTTGCCCAATCGCTTGCGGAGGAAGGCCGCAGGCCCTATGTGATCCATCTCGCCCCCGCCCATCCCCCGCTCGGCGCGCTCGGATACGTGCTCGCGGCCGAGGAGACCCTGGCGCAGGCCCGGGACCTCGACTTAGCGTTTGACGCCGTGGTCTGTCCCACGGGCAGCGCCCTGACCCACGCCGGGCTGCTGGTAGGCTTCCGGGCCCTGGGCAAGGAGACCCCGGTATACGGCATCTGTGTGCGGCGCGACGCCGACAGCCAGGTAGCTCGCGTAAGAAAGGTTGCGGTGGAACTCGCCTCGATGATCGAACGGCCGGAGGTGTTCGACGCGGATGACGTCATGGCGTACGACGGCGTTCTGGCACCCGGTTATGGCCGGCTCAACGACGCGGTGCGCGAGGCGATCGCGCTGGCGGCCCGCCAGGAGGGGTTGCTCCTCGACCCGGTCTACACCGGCAAGACGATGGCGGGACTCATCGACCATGTGCGATCCGGCGTGATCGCAGAGGGCAGCCGGGTGCTCTTCATTCATACCGGCGGTCTGCCGGCCATCTTTGCCTATGGAGACAAGCTGGGGAGCTGGCTGTCGGATGTGCCGTGA
- a CDS encoding glycoside hydrolase family 32 protein: protein MTSDTLYREALRPQFHFTAKKHWINDPNGLVYADGEYHLYFQHTPGSMVHGRTTWGHAVSTDLVHWKQLHTAALDVDETGWMWSGSAAVDHHDTGGFRDGDAPPLIAFYTAGGERVFPERRCIQCIAYSNDRGRTWTKYAGNPVIGHVRAENRDPKVVWHEPTSRWIMTLFMDGNDYALFASPDLKSWTHLQDLTLPGVSECPDFFELPVDGDPSDTRWVFWGASGGYLLGRFDGQTYAPETDVLQAEQGANGYAAQTWSDIPAEDGRRIQISWMRGGRYPAMPFNQQMSFPVELTLRTLPDGIRLCREPVREIELLHTGTRTWPAGDLAAMAAEQFQQRYASGEISSYAVTDLREAESRLVLADEGDLFDVRLVIDVGGRGKSGGDDSESAGARGFTIEVQGHTVEYDAEAQTLSCMGKTAALRTIDGRVSLQLLIDRTSLEIFGNQGEVSMSFCFLPAATNHRLALKADGESVHGVSVHGGLRIVSLTVHELRSAWENS from the coding sequence ATGACCAGCGACACCCTCTACCGGGAAGCTCTCCGCCCCCAATTCCACTTCACGGCGAAGAAACACTGGATCAACGATCCCAACGGTCTGGTGTATGCCGACGGGGAGTACCACCTCTACTTCCAGCACACGCCCGGCAGCATGGTGCACGGCCGCACGACCTGGGGACACGCGGTCAGCACGGACCTGGTCCACTGGAAACAGCTTCACACCGCCGCGCTGGACGTGGACGAAACGGGCTGGATGTGGTCGGGATCCGCGGCTGTGGACCATCACGACACCGGCGGGTTCCGGGACGGAGACGCGCCGCCGCTGATCGCTTTCTACACGGCGGGCGGCGAAAGGGTGTTCCCTGAACGCCGGTGTATACAATGTATAGCCTATAGCAACGACCGCGGCCGGACGTGGACAAAGTATGCAGGCAATCCGGTCATCGGTCACGTCCGGGCGGAGAACCGCGATCCAAAGGTGGTCTGGCACGAACCGACTTCGCGATGGATCATGACGCTGTTCATGGACGGTAACGACTACGCCCTGTTCGCGTCCCCGGATCTCAAGTCCTGGACGCACCTGCAGGACCTGACGTTGCCCGGCGTGTCTGAATGTCCCGATTTTTTCGAGCTGCCGGTGGATGGAGACCCTTCGGACACCAGGTGGGTCTTCTGGGGCGCGAGCGGCGGCTACCTGCTCGGGCGCTTCGACGGTCAGACCTACGCGCCCGAGACGGACGTCCTGCAGGCGGAGCAAGGCGCCAACGGTTACGCCGCCCAGACCTGGAGCGACATCCCGGCGGAGGACGGCCGGCGGATCCAGATCTCGTGGATGCGGGGCGGCCGGTACCCGGCCATGCCCTTCAACCAGCAGATGTCGTTCCCGGTTGAACTGACGCTCAGGACGCTGCCGGACGGGATCCGGTTGTGCAGGGAACCGGTGCGGGAAATCGAACTACTGCATACCGGGACGCGCACCTGGCCCGCCGGCGACCTGGCGGCCATGGCGGCCGAACAGTTCCAGCAGCGATACGCATCGGGAGAAATCAGCAGCTACGCGGTCACGGACCTGCGCGAGGCTGAAAGCCGGCTCGTCCTGGCAGACGAGGGCGACCTGTTCGACGTGCGGTTGGTGATTGATGTCGGCGGTCGCGGCAAATCGGGCGGCGACGACAGCGAGTCGGCCGGTGCCAGAGGTTTCACCATCGAAGTGCAGGGACATACCGTAGAATACGATGCGGAAGCGCAAACGTTGTCTTGTATGGGGAAAACCGCGGCGCTACGTACGATCGACGGCCGCGTCAGCCTTCAATTGCTGATCGACCGGACCTCGCTGGAGATCTTCGGCAACCAGGGGGAGGTGTCCATGTCGTTCTGCTTCCTGCCGGCCGCGACCAATCACCGGCTGGCTCTGAAGGCGGACGGCGAAAGCGTGCACGGCGTAAGCGTGCACGGAGGCCTACGCATCGTCTCGCTGACCGTGCACGAACTCCGGTCCGCGTGGGAAAACTCGTAA
- a CDS encoding DUF1854 domain-containing protein: MPDEPGVETPDTFEFETGIENAPVEPYQASEIRVFRAPKNTVRMTVRDERSYIRVRPVNASPMAHSDRYVSLLDIKNEEVAFIRDLNDLDEDSRKVIEEELAHRYLRATIERVNSIQMEYGVTYWDVMTDRGKREFVIRGHENTHWASDTRLLLTDVDGNRFEVIDYTQLDAQSVRLIETNV; encoded by the coding sequence ATGCCGGATGAACCTGGCGTGGAAACGCCGGACACCTTTGAATTCGAAACGGGGATCGAGAACGCCCCCGTCGAACCCTACCAGGCGAGCGAGATCCGGGTCTTCCGGGCGCCGAAGAACACCGTGCGCATGACGGTCCGCGACGAGCGGTCCTACATCCGCGTCCGGCCGGTCAACGCCTCCCCCATGGCCCACTCGGACCGGTACGTGTCGCTCCTGGACATCAAGAACGAGGAAGTGGCCTTCATCAGGGACCTGAACGACCTGGACGAAGATTCCCGCAAGGTCATCGAGGAGGAGCTCGCCCACCGGTACCTTCGGGCGACGATCGAACGGGTAAACTCCATACAGATGGAATACGGCGTCACCTACTGGGACGTCATGACCGACCGGGGCAAGCGCGAGTTCGTCATCCGCGGCCACGAGAACACCCACTGGGCGTCGGATACGCGGCTTCTGCTCACCGACGTCGACGGCAACCGGTTTGAGGTCATCGACTACACGCAACTGGACGCGCAAAGTGTGCGGCTGATCGAGACCAACGTGTGA
- a CDS encoding ABC transporter ATP-binding protein → MTDTATTYQERMPAALADRCREALREGESVRIAAATDLTEDLRFEERWLLVTDQRVLRFDSNGAGTGNGDASIELSDANSAAVEELVGSGRINVVIGNEEVEVIRYTPSQRAKFARIARGIDQFIKDDPVDMQGEVDKTRCDRCGRLLPEPNGICSACTNRLAMMRRIARYAVPFKAKLAMMVFLSLLFTLAELAPPYIMRLIIDVLEDPAAGASGDPAAGAPGDPFSFLYLLVGAYAVIRLVSFVLEIFKDRLSVWLGGRVIVSVREDLYENLSRLSMKFYNKRQVGSLISRVSNDTESMMWFLVDGVPYILTNLLLLVGILVLLFLTSWQLTLLVLIPIPLLVTGGWYFWIRLIRAFRTKYYRWGKLVGMAGEMLSSVRVVKTFVQEKREMRRFRSSNEGVFRGDFESEKEAAVFFSTVSMLTTSGLILVWYYGGIARIDGTFTTGALIMFIAYLWMLYEPLRWFGELNTWSSRAMSGAEKVFEIVDTPAETEDRDDPVEMKDMKAEVEFEDVTFAYEAGKPVLHDISLHVQPGEMIGLVGKSGSGKTTMTNLLCRFYDIDDGNLEIDGVPIRDIGLEDLRRQIGVVLQDSYFFSGSIAENIRYSSPDASLEQIMRAARTANAHDFICAKPDGYDTQIGENGKELSGGEKQRIAIARAIIHDPRILVLDEATSSVDTHTEKLIQEAIANLVKGRTTFAIAHRLSTLRRADRLVVLDAGKIVETGTHEELLDMKGHFYRMVETQRASTAVMAVGGGKADPNRGANGHTN, encoded by the coding sequence ATGACCGACACCGCGACCACCTACCAGGAGAGGATGCCTGCCGCGCTGGCCGACCGATGCCGGGAAGCGCTGCGCGAAGGAGAGTCCGTCCGAATCGCCGCGGCGACCGACCTGACGGAAGACCTGCGCTTCGAGGAACGCTGGCTCCTGGTGACGGACCAGCGCGTGTTACGGTTCGATTCGAACGGGGCAGGCACAGGAAACGGGGACGCGTCCATCGAGTTGTCCGATGCCAACAGCGCCGCCGTGGAAGAACTGGTCGGCTCGGGCCGGATCAACGTGGTGATCGGGAACGAAGAGGTCGAGGTCATCCGCTACACCCCGTCCCAGCGCGCCAAGTTCGCGCGGATCGCCCGGGGTATCGATCAGTTCATCAAGGATGACCCGGTCGACATGCAGGGGGAGGTGGACAAGACCCGGTGCGACCGGTGCGGGCGCCTCCTGCCCGAGCCGAACGGGATCTGTTCGGCATGCACCAACCGGCTCGCGATGATGCGGCGGATCGCCCGATACGCCGTGCCCTTCAAGGCCAAACTCGCGATGATGGTCTTCCTGTCGCTCCTGTTCACCCTGGCCGAACTCGCTCCGCCTTACATCATGCGGCTTATCATCGACGTACTCGAGGACCCGGCCGCCGGCGCCTCCGGGGACCCGGCCGCCGGCGCCCCCGGGGACCCGTTCTCGTTCCTCTATCTGCTCGTCGGCGCCTACGCGGTCATCCGCCTGGTATCCTTCGTCCTGGAGATCTTCAAGGACCGGCTTTCCGTCTGGCTCGGCGGCCGCGTGATCGTGTCCGTCCGCGAGGACCTGTACGAGAACCTCTCCCGGCTGAGCATGAAGTTCTACAACAAGCGGCAGGTGGGATCCCTGATCTCGCGGGTGTCCAACGACACGGAGAGCATGATGTGGTTCCTGGTCGACGGCGTGCCCTATATCCTGACCAATCTCCTGCTCCTGGTGGGCATCCTGGTCCTGCTTTTCTTGACCAGCTGGCAACTGACGCTCCTGGTGCTCATCCCCATACCCCTGCTCGTCACCGGCGGGTGGTACTTCTGGATCCGGCTGATCCGGGCTTTCCGGACGAAATACTACCGCTGGGGCAAGCTGGTGGGCATGGCGGGCGAGATGCTCTCCTCGGTACGCGTCGTAAAGACCTTCGTCCAGGAAAAACGGGAGATGCGCCGGTTCAGAAGCAGCAATGAAGGGGTCTTCCGGGGCGATTTCGAGAGCGAGAAGGAAGCGGCCGTCTTCTTCAGCACGGTCAGCATGCTTACGACGTCCGGGCTGATCCTGGTCTGGTATTACGGGGGAATCGCCCGCATCGACGGTACCTTCACCACCGGCGCCCTCATCATGTTCATTGCCTACCTCTGGATGCTGTACGAACCCCTTCGGTGGTTCGGCGAGCTGAACACCTGGTCGAGCCGGGCCATGAGCGGCGCGGAGAAGGTCTTCGAAATCGTCGACACCCCGGCGGAAACCGAGGACCGGGACGACCCGGTCGAGATGAAGGACATGAAGGCCGAGGTGGAATTCGAAGACGTGACCTTCGCCTACGAGGCGGGCAAGCCCGTCCTCCACGACATCAGCCTCCACGTGCAGCCCGGCGAGATGATCGGGCTTGTGGGCAAGTCCGGATCGGGCAAGACGACGATGACCAACCTGCTCTGCCGGTTCTACGATATCGACGACGGCAACCTGGAGATCGACGGAGTGCCGATCCGGGACATCGGCCTTGAAGACCTGCGAAGGCAGATCGGCGTCGTGCTGCAGGACTCCTATTTCTTCAGCGGATCCATCGCGGAGAACATCCGGTACAGCAGTCCGGACGCCTCGCTCGAGCAGATCATGCGGGCGGCCCGGACCGCGAACGCCCACGATTTCATCTGCGCGAAGCCCGACGGATACGACACCCAGATCGGCGAGAACGGCAAGGAACTGTCGGGTGGCGAAAAACAGCGGATCGCCATCGCGCGGGCTATCATCCACGACCCCCGCATCCTGGTCCTGGACGAGGCCACCTCCTCGGTGGACACCCACACGGAGAAGCTTATCCAGGAGGCCATCGCCAATCTCGTGAAGGGCCGGACGACCTTTGCCATCGCCCACCGGCTTTCAACCCTCCGCCGGGCAGACCGGCTGGTGGTGCTGGACGCGGGAAAGATCGTGGAGACGGGCACCCACGAGGAACTGCTGGACATGAAGGGCCACTTCTACCGTATGGTCGAAACCCAGCGGGCGAGCACCGCCGTCATGGCCGTGGGCGGGGGCAAGGCCGACCCGAACCGCGGCGCCAATGGACATACAAACTGA
- a CDS encoding ATP-binding cassette domain-containing protein, with the protein MTGSVQPARRQSPQQGAKGSYMRLADPLPDQIQKKLYPVLETDEEIHITLESDLDAKGRFQPSWLIVTDRRVMALELNGAGDDIAVPLEDLTRVAVEPLVGGSCLEVSTADDTIPLIRYSQSRVDVFNEAQRGIEQHIEEKPFQVKTEFPRVVCETCGRRLPTRDGLCPACVSKWGMLKRICSYLGAHRTKAIAMVALFAVLSVAELLPPKITQLIIDDAFENGDKELLFWFVAAMAGLLVLRWLGEMANGWLTAWVGARVVADIRAQVYHHVEYLSLGFHDKQKTGGLLSRVTRDTRNVRSFLVDGLPFLILRWMTTLGIIGMLFYTNWVLTLYILIPVPLIVIWGRVLYRRLRTYYTRMWRQWEGFFTHIQESLSGIRIVKAFAQENREVGRFKRNARDMFALEYWTEKQWIYYFSTMGLLNFLGFVVVWLVGGGQVLGQELTLGELILFYFYLQMFYGPLRWLGRVNSWMTRAMSAAERVFELIDMEPENYEDKNAKQMLQTRGEIKFQDVTFGYDAALPVLRDVNLHIRPGEMIGLVGKSGAGKSTTINLICRFYDVNYGSITLDGVDLRDIRLEDLRGHIGVVLQEPILFNGTIRENIAYGKPAASFEDIMAAARAANAHNFILAKPDGYDTILGDKGTGLSGGEKQRVSIARAILHDPRILILDEATSSVDAETEKQLQEAIARLIKGRTTIAIAHRLSTLRDADRLVVLEQGRVVEEGTHEELIANRGHFHHLVRLQKATSEIMEVA; encoded by the coding sequence ATGACCGGTTCCGTTCAACCCGCACGGCGGCAATCCCCACAGCAGGGTGCCAAAGGGAGTTACATGCGCCTGGCCGATCCCCTGCCGGATCAGATTCAAAAGAAACTCTACCCCGTACTGGAAACCGACGAAGAAATCCACATCACCCTGGAATCGGACCTGGACGCGAAAGGCCGGTTCCAGCCCTCCTGGCTCATCGTAACCGACCGACGCGTCATGGCCCTGGAACTCAACGGCGCCGGCGACGACATCGCCGTGCCGCTGGAGGACCTGACCAGGGTGGCGGTGGAACCCCTGGTAGGCGGCTCCTGCCTGGAGGTCTCCACGGCCGACGACACCATTCCGCTGATCCGCTATTCCCAGAGCCGTGTGGACGTCTTTAACGAGGCGCAGCGCGGCATCGAGCAGCACATCGAGGAAAAGCCGTTTCAGGTCAAGACGGAGTTCCCCCGGGTGGTCTGCGAAACCTGCGGCAGGCGCCTGCCCACCAGGGACGGGCTGTGTCCCGCCTGCGTCAGCAAGTGGGGCATGCTCAAGCGGATCTGCTCCTACCTGGGTGCCCACCGGACCAAGGCCATCGCCATGGTGGCGCTGTTCGCCGTGCTCAGCGTGGCGGAACTCCTCCCGCCCAAGATAACGCAGCTCATCATCGACGACGCCTTCGAGAACGGTGACAAGGAGTTGCTGTTCTGGTTCGTCGCGGCCATGGCCGGCCTGCTCGTACTCCGCTGGCTGGGCGAGATGGCGAACGGCTGGCTGACGGCCTGGGTGGGCGCCCGCGTAGTGGCGGATATCCGGGCCCAGGTGTACCATCACGTCGAATACCTTTCGCTGGGGTTCCACGACAAGCAGAAGACGGGCGGCCTGCTTTCGCGCGTGACGCGGGACACCCGGAACGTGCGCAGCTTCCTGGTGGACGGCCTGCCCTTCCTCATCCTCCGCTGGATGACGACGCTCGGTATCATCGGCATGCTGTTCTACACCAACTGGGTGCTTACACTCTACATCCTCATCCCCGTGCCGCTCATCGTCATATGGGGCCGGGTCCTCTACCGGAGGTTGCGGACCTATTACACCCGGATGTGGCGCCAGTGGGAAGGGTTCTTCACCCACATCCAGGAATCCCTTTCGGGCATTCGTATCGTCAAGGCCTTCGCCCAGGAGAACAGGGAGGTCGGCCGGTTCAAGCGCAACGCGAGGGACATGTTCGCCCTGGAGTATTGGACCGAGAAACAGTGGATCTACTACTTCTCCACCATGGGCCTGCTGAACTTCCTGGGCTTTGTCGTGGTGTGGCTGGTGGGAGGCGGGCAGGTGCTCGGACAGGAACTCACCCTGGGTGAGCTGATACTGTTCTACTTCTACCTGCAGATGTTCTACGGTCCGCTGCGGTGGCTCGGTCGGGTCAACAGCTGGATGACGCGGGCCATGAGCGCCGCTGAACGGGTCTTCGAGCTCATCGACATGGAACCGGAGAATTACGAGGACAAGAACGCGAAGCAGATGTTGCAGACGCGGGGCGAGATCAAGTTCCAGGATGTGACGTTCGGGTACGACGCCGCGCTGCCGGTGCTGCGGGACGTCAATCTACATATCCGGCCCGGCGAAATGATCGGCCTGGTCGGAAAGTCGGGCGCCGGGAAGAGTACGACCATAAACCTCATCTGCCGGTTCTACGACGTGAACTACGGTTCGATCACGCTGGACGGCGTGGACCTCCGGGACATCCGGCTCGAAGACCTGCGGGGCCATATCGGCGTCGTCCTGCAGGAACCGATCCTTTTCAACGGGACGATCCGGGAGAACATCGCCTACGGAAAGCCCGCCGCGAGTTTCGAGGACATCATGGCGGCGGCCCGGGCGGCCAACGCCCACAACTTCATCCTCGCGAAGCCCGATGGATACGATACGATTCTCGGGGATAAGGGCACGGGGCTGTCGGGCGGCGAGAAGCAGCGCGTATCCATCGCCCGGGCGATCCTCCACGACCCCCGCATCCTGATCCTGGACGAGGCGACGTCCTCGGTGGACGCCGAGACGGAGAAACAGCTCCAGGAAGCCATCGCGCGGTTGATCAAGGGGCGCACGACGATCGCCATCGCCCATCGCCTGTCCACGCTGCGGGACGCCGACCGGCTGGTGGTGCTGGAGCAGGGCCGGGTCGTCGAGGAAGGCACCCACGAAGAACTGATCGCGAACCGCGGCCATTTCCATCACCTGGTGCGCCTGCAGAAGGCCACATCCGAGATCATGGAGGTGGCATGA